A genomic stretch from Croceibacterium aestuarii includes:
- the rpoN gene encoding RNA polymerase factor sigma-54, producing MALGPRLDLRQSQSLVMTPQLQQAIRLLAASNLEIETFIGEALEANPLLDAGDVSSVESEAPAESADQEIRDATPDVTSGDGEQALDIDTSALDRDRDTGDWAAQPASAMSGDDLPDAGERSDDDPTLSEHLETQVGAASPDVRTEFVARHLIGLLDEAGYLPVSLREVAGDLGIPIAEAEGALAVVQSLDPTGVGARTLSECLALQAIEADRYDPCMRRLIENLDLVARGEFARLKRMCDVDDEDFGDMLAELRSYDPKPGLKFGGGGGEPVVPDILITALGGGWDIRLNEETLPRLVVNRAYYVELRGGCTDKAAKSWLSEKLADANWLIKALDQRAKTILKVATAVVKAQEGFFRKGVSELKPLTLRQVAEEIEMHESTVSRVTSNKYLHCDRGTFELKYFFSSGVASSDGEGAVSAEAVKAQIRALCDAENPNAILSDDKLVELLRDKGFDLARRTVAKYRESIGIGSSVQRRRQKKLASA from the coding sequence AGATCGAAACCTTCATCGGCGAGGCACTGGAGGCGAATCCGCTGCTCGACGCCGGCGACGTGAGCAGCGTCGAGAGCGAGGCGCCGGCCGAAAGCGCGGACCAGGAGATCCGCGATGCCACGCCCGACGTCACGTCCGGCGACGGCGAACAGGCGCTCGACATCGACACGAGCGCGCTCGACCGCGACCGCGATACCGGGGACTGGGCGGCGCAGCCGGCCAGCGCCATGTCGGGCGACGACCTGCCCGATGCGGGCGAACGCTCGGACGACGACCCGACGCTGAGCGAGCACCTCGAAACGCAGGTCGGCGCGGCCTCGCCCGACGTGCGGACCGAGTTCGTCGCGCGCCACCTGATCGGGCTGCTCGACGAAGCGGGCTACCTGCCGGTGTCATTGCGCGAAGTGGCCGGCGATCTGGGCATTCCCATCGCCGAGGCCGAGGGGGCACTCGCGGTCGTTCAGTCGCTCGACCCGACGGGGGTTGGTGCGCGGACTCTGTCCGAATGTCTCGCCCTGCAAGCGATCGAGGCGGACCGCTACGATCCGTGCATGCGACGGCTCATCGAAAACCTCGACCTCGTCGCGCGCGGCGAATTCGCCCGTCTCAAGCGGATGTGCGACGTCGACGACGAGGACTTCGGCGACATGCTGGCCGAACTGCGCAGCTACGATCCCAAGCCGGGGCTGAAATTTGGCGGGGGAGGCGGCGAGCCGGTGGTACCCGACATCCTGATCACCGCGCTGGGCGGCGGATGGGACATCCGGCTCAACGAGGAAACACTGCCGCGCCTGGTGGTCAATCGCGCCTATTACGTGGAGCTGCGCGGCGGCTGCACCGACAAGGCGGCGAAGTCGTGGCTGAGCGAGAAGCTGGCCGACGCCAATTGGCTGATCAAGGCGCTCGACCAGCGCGCCAAGACGATCCTCAAGGTCGCCACCGCCGTGGTGAAGGCGCAGGAAGGGTTCTTCCGCAAGGGCGTGAGCGAACTCAAGCCGCTGACGCTGCGCCAAGTGGCAGAAGAGATCGAGATGCACGAAAGCACGGTCAGCCGGGTGACCAGCAACAAGTATCTGCACTGCGACCGGGGGACCTTCGAGCTGAAGTACTTCTTTTCGAGCGGGGTGGCCTCGTCCGACGGCGAAGGCGCGGTCTCTGCCGAAGCGGTCAAGGCGCAGATACGCGCCTTGTGCGATGCCGAGAATCCGAACGCGATTCTTTCCGACGACAAGCTGGTGGAACTGCTGCGCGATAAAGGTTTCGATCTCGCCCGCAGGACCGTCGCCAAGTACCGCGAATCCATCGGTATCGGCTCGAGCGTGCAACGGCGGCGGCAGAAGAAGCTCGCGTCGGCCTGA
- the ctrA gene encoding response regulator transcription factor CtrA: MRVLLIEDEPTTAKAIELMLTTEGFNVYSTDLGEEGLDLGKLYDYDIILLDLNLPDMHGYDVLKKLRVAKVQTPVLILSGISEMDSKIRSFGFGADDYVTKPFHRDELVARIHAVVRRSKGHSQSVIRTGKLAVNLDAKTVEVDGARVHLTGKEYAMLELLSLRKGTTLTKEMFLNHLYGGMDEPELKIIDVFICKLRKKLSSACGGENYIETVWGRGYVLRDPDAEAEAA, translated from the coding sequence ATGCGCGTCCTGCTGATCGAAGACGAGCCGACAACCGCCAAGGCGATCGAGCTCATGCTTACGACCGAAGGGTTCAACGTCTATTCGACGGACCTCGGCGAAGAGGGCTTGGACCTCGGCAAGCTGTACGATTACGACATTATCCTGCTCGATCTGAACCTCCCCGACATGCACGGGTACGACGTGCTCAAGAAGCTGCGCGTCGCCAAGGTGCAGACGCCGGTACTGATCCTGTCGGGCATTTCCGAAATGGATTCGAAGATCCGCTCGTTCGGCTTCGGTGCCGACGATTACGTCACCAAGCCGTTCCACCGCGACGAGCTGGTCGCGCGCATCCACGCCGTGGTGCGTCGCTCGAAGGGGCACAGCCAGTCGGTCATCCGCACCGGCAAGCTGGCGGTCAACCTCGATGCCAAGACCGTCGAAGTCGACGGCGCCCGCGTGCATCTGACGGGCAAGGAATACGCGATGCTCGAGCTGCTTTCGCTGCGCAAGGGCACCACGCTGACCAAGGAAATGTTCCTCAACCACCTTTACGGCGGGATGGACGAACCCGAGCTCAAAATCATCGACGTGTTCATCTGCAAGCTGCGCAAGAAGCTTTCGAGCGCCTGCGGCGGCGAGAACTACATCGAAACCGTCTGGGGCCGCGGCTACGTGCTGCGCGATCCCGACGCCGAGGCGGAAGCCGCCTGA
- the trmB gene encoding tRNA (guanine(46)-N(7))-methyltransferase TrmB codes for MSAHKPGDPTTLNRLYGRSKGKPLRAHQQELVDSLLPKIAVPDEGPVTAEGLFGRDCPLHFEIGFGGGEHLAARADMLPDHGFIGAEPFLNGVAQALVHIDGDNGAHPPLGNVRLHLGDALEVLARIPDGALSFLYLLHPDPWPKARHAKRRMMNDGPVEMFAAKLKPGGEFRFGTDHPVYLRHALMVMRRHTDTFEWLVEGPQSWQDRPGGWTETRYERKAREVFGHEVWYFRYRRR; via the coding sequence ATGAGCGCGCACAAACCCGGCGATCCGACCACTCTCAACCGCCTCTACGGCCGCAGCAAGGGCAAGCCGCTGCGCGCCCACCAGCAGGAGCTGGTCGATTCGCTGCTGCCGAAGATCGCCGTTCCCGACGAAGGCCCGGTGACTGCGGAGGGTCTGTTCGGCCGCGATTGCCCGCTGCATTTCGAGATCGGCTTCGGCGGCGGCGAACACCTGGCGGCGCGCGCCGACATGCTGCCCGACCACGGCTTCATCGGCGCCGAGCCGTTCCTCAACGGCGTCGCCCAGGCGCTGGTCCACATCGATGGCGACAACGGCGCGCATCCGCCGCTCGGCAACGTCCGGCTGCATCTCGGCGATGCGCTCGAAGTCCTCGCCCGCATCCCCGACGGCGCGCTGAGCTTCCTCTACCTGCTCCACCCCGACCCCTGGCCCAAGGCGCGCCACGCCAAGCGGCGGATGATGAACGACGGGCCGGTGGAGATGTTCGCCGCCAAGCTCAAGCCCGGCGGAGAGTTTCGCTTCGGCACCGATCACCCGGTCTACCTGCGCCACGCACTGATGGTCATGCGCCGCCACACCGACACCTTCGAATGGCTCGTCGAAGGGCCGCAAAGCTGGCAGGATCGGCCCGGCGGCTGGACCGAAACCCGCTACGAACGCAAGGCGCGCGAGGTCTTCGGCCACGAAGTGTGGTACTTCCGCTATCGGCGGCGCTAG
- a CDS encoding G8 domain-containing protein has translation MRILSRQFLVFSLFPAFLLLGTAQAEGQDAHAHMDMPAQAPHSAVPASRWSDPASWPDGKVPGAGDAVTIARDKNIVLDVSPPALRSLTINGKLSFADDRDTELKTEWIYLAGGELDIGSEARPFTRQATITLTDTIPDEDINTMGDRGIMMLNGTLELHGDRTNTWTKLARTAKAGSTKIEVLDASGWRKGDQIVLASTDFDPHQAERRAVAAVSGNTLTLDKPLDYMHYGEITYGVDERGEVGLLTRNIRVQASEDAERSYFGGHIMAMPGSQVHISGAELYRMGQNMHLARYPMHWHVLGEGKGQYIQNSSIHDTYSRCVTVHGTNNVRVENNVTFNTVGHCFFLEDAVEHGNQFVHNLGILTKCHPDGKPCVPTDLTLAHQSPAGQHAKDILIPSDNTASTFWITNPDNTYVGNVAAGSEAIGFWFALPQHPTGAFLDKEGSDRIWPRRTKIREFRGNTAHSNFDGVMFDRGPAPDGTFNVGGAGHISYADPTDTKSQVVVSAIDDYTAYKNRNGAIWSRGEAHLYRNMKLADNAIGFTHASGGAGLGPYTSRVIDSLFVGESGNIGNPATPAEVAYGRSLPKETADFPIRGYEYYDYLHEVVNTTFVNYQPNATRDAGAISYLLFTSFGMSTENSVKGLKFINSKPVDFPAVQSRWASDFGGRAAYRSAAFHDLDGSVGGVPGAYIVIDNGIASNEKNCEMKASWGAAVCKGDMGRLSIDDTKVFPEFVTGPATEPVVLQREGKRYEYNGETTIPSGAEIRVATARDKLSLSLREMDKGSWVIFELPGFASALGGTPQASLEALRAANTTSYFKDDKGLWAKVVVEDPTPRGPIVVQVGKLRAQATIEVSRHASVATAAPDDAGRRE, from the coding sequence ATGCGGATATTGTCGCGCCAGTTTCTTGTATTCTCGCTCTTCCCTGCCTTCCTTCTGCTCGGCACTGCGCAGGCCGAAGGGCAGGATGCGCACGCTCATATGGACATGCCCGCGCAGGCACCGCATTCGGCGGTCCCCGCGTCGCGTTGGTCCGATCCGGCTTCCTGGCCCGACGGCAAGGTGCCGGGTGCGGGCGACGCCGTCACGATCGCAAGGGACAAGAACATCGTTCTCGACGTCAGTCCGCCGGCACTGCGCAGTCTGACAATCAACGGCAAGCTAAGTTTTGCAGACGATCGCGATACCGAGCTGAAGACCGAGTGGATCTATCTGGCGGGCGGCGAGCTCGACATCGGCAGCGAAGCCCGGCCGTTCACCCGGCAGGCGACGATCACGCTGACCGACACCATTCCCGACGAAGACATCAATACCATGGGCGACCGCGGCATCATGATGCTGAACGGTACGCTCGAGCTGCACGGCGACCGCACCAACACCTGGACCAAGCTCGCTCGGACAGCGAAGGCCGGCAGCACGAAGATCGAGGTCCTCGATGCAAGCGGGTGGCGCAAGGGGGACCAGATTGTCCTGGCCTCGACCGACTTCGACCCCCACCAGGCAGAGCGGCGCGCGGTCGCCGCCGTCAGCGGCAACACGCTCACGCTCGATAAGCCGCTCGATTACATGCACTACGGCGAGATCACCTACGGTGTCGACGAGCGGGGCGAGGTCGGCCTGCTGACGCGCAACATCCGCGTCCAGGCGTCGGAGGATGCCGAGCGGAGCTACTTCGGCGGGCACATCATGGCCATGCCCGGCTCGCAAGTGCACATCTCCGGCGCCGAGCTCTATCGCATGGGTCAGAACATGCACCTCGCCCGTTACCCGATGCATTGGCACGTCCTGGGCGAAGGCAAGGGCCAGTACATCCAGAACTCCTCGATCCACGATACCTACAGCCGCTGCGTCACGGTGCATGGCACCAACAACGTGCGGGTGGAAAACAACGTGACCTTCAATACGGTGGGCCACTGCTTCTTCCTCGAAGACGCGGTCGAACACGGCAATCAGTTCGTCCACAACCTCGGCATCCTCACCAAGTGCCATCCCGACGGCAAGCCGTGCGTACCAACCGACCTGACTCTCGCCCACCAGTCTCCGGCCGGTCAACACGCCAAGGACATCCTGATCCCGTCCGACAACACCGCATCGACCTTCTGGATCACCAATCCCGACAACACCTACGTCGGCAACGTCGCCGCGGGCTCGGAGGCGATCGGCTTCTGGTTCGCCTTGCCGCAGCATCCGACCGGCGCGTTCCTGGACAAGGAAGGCAGTGACAGGATCTGGCCCCGGCGAACGAAGATCCGGGAGTTCAGAGGCAATACCGCACATTCCAATTTCGACGGGGTCATGTTCGACCGCGGCCCAGCACCCGACGGCACTTTCAACGTCGGCGGGGCAGGCCATATCAGCTATGCCGACCCCACCGACACGAAGAGCCAGGTGGTGGTGTCGGCCATCGACGATTATACCGCCTACAAGAACCGCAACGGCGCCATCTGGAGCCGGGGCGAGGCCCATCTCTACCGCAACATGAAGCTGGCCGACAACGCGATCGGCTTCACCCATGCGTCCGGTGGGGCGGGTCTCGGTCCGTACACCTCGCGGGTGATCGATTCGCTGTTCGTCGGCGAAAGCGGCAATATCGGCAACCCCGCGACGCCAGCGGAAGTGGCCTATGGCCGCAGCCTGCCGAAGGAAACCGCCGACTTCCCGATCCGCGGTTACGAATACTACGATTACCTCCACGAGGTGGTGAACACTACGTTCGTGAACTACCAGCCCAACGCCACCCGCGATGCGGGCGCGATCTCCTACCTGCTGTTCACCAGTTTCGGCATGAGCACCGAGAACTCGGTCAAGGGCTTGAAGTTCATCAATTCCAAGCCGGTCGATTTCCCCGCGGTCCAGAGCCGCTGGGCCTCCGACTTCGGTGGCCGCGCCGCTTATCGGAGCGCAGCGTTCCATGATCTGGACGGCTCGGTCGGCGGCGTCCCCGGTGCCTATATCGTCATCGACAACGGCATCGCATCCAATGAGAAAAACTGTGAAATGAAGGCGAGCTGGGGCGCAGCCGTATGCAAGGGCGACATGGGCCGCCTCAGTATCGACGACACGAAAGTGTTCCCCGAGTTCGTCACCGGACCGGCCACCGAACCGGTCGTCCTTCAGCGCGAGGGCAAACGCTACGAATATAACGGCGAGACCACCATCCCCAGCGGCGCAGAGATCAGGGTGGCGACGGCGAGAGACAAGCTTTCGCTGAGCCTGCGCGAAATGGACAAGGGCAGCTGGGTTATCTTCGAACTGCCGGGGTTCGCGTCCGCCTTGGGGGGAACCCCGCAGGCTAGCCTGGAGGCGCTGCGAGCGGCGAACACCACGTCATATTTCAAGGATGACAAGGGCCTGTGGGCCAAGGTCGTGGTCGAAGATCCCACGCCGCGCGGCCCGATCGTCGTCCAGGTCGGCAAACTGCGCGCCCAGGCCACCATCGAAGTCAGCCGGCACGCTTCGGTCGCGACGGCCGCCCCCGACGATGCGGGCCGCCGCGAATGA
- a CDS encoding NADP-dependent malic enzyme: MADDTKSFTDREALFYHSAIRPGKIEIVPSKPVATQRDLSLAYSPGVAVPVQAIADDPACANEYTARGNLVAVITNGTAILGMGNLGALAAKPVMEGKAVLFKRFADVDSIDIELDTEDPDKFIEAVALMEPSFGGINLEDIAAPECFVIEQALRERMNIPVMHDDQHGTAIIAAAGLINAVHLTGRAMKDVRMVVNGAGASALACTALIKAMGVPHENVIVCDRKGPIYPGRDGVDQWKSAHAVPTEARSLEEALKGADVFLGLSAAGALKPEWVAAMADKPIIFAMANPDPEIRPEDAKAVRPDAIIATGRSDYPNQVNNVLGFPFIFRGALDVRATAINEEMKIAAAEAIAGLARERVPDEVAAAYGVDHHFGTEYIIPAPFDPRLMETVSSAVAKAAMDSGVAQKPIADFDAYRMSLRARLNPTTSVLTGVYEDAKRDPKRIVFAEAEEDVVLRAAIQFRDFGYGTPVLVGRTHAVKEKLTELGVPDTDAFEIQNSADCPYVPAMVDYLYKRLQRRGYTERDVRRLVNQERNIFASLLVALGHGDAMISGITRTFAQTMREISQVLDPKPGEVPFGIHMMIGKNYTVFLADTTINERPSAEELAHIARETARVARRLGHEPRVAFLSYSTFGNPSGKWLENIRDAVHILDADPPGFEYEGEMAPDAALNPTVMKLYPFSRLSAPANVLIMPGLQSANLSAKMLRELAGNAVIGPMLIGMEKPVQVAPMTATAPDILTLAVLAGAGVVS; encoded by the coding sequence ATGGCAGACGACACCAAGAGTTTCACCGACCGCGAAGCGCTGTTCTATCACAGCGCCATCCGCCCGGGTAAGATCGAGATCGTTCCGTCGAAGCCCGTCGCCACCCAGCGCGACTTGAGCCTGGCCTATTCTCCGGGCGTGGCGGTGCCGGTCCAGGCGATTGCCGACGATCCCGCCTGCGCCAACGAATACACCGCGCGCGGCAATCTCGTGGCGGTAATCACCAACGGCACCGCAATCCTCGGCATGGGCAATCTCGGCGCGCTCGCCGCCAAGCCGGTGATGGAAGGCAAGGCGGTGCTGTTCAAGCGCTTCGCCGACGTCGATTCGATCGACATCGAGCTCGACACCGAAGATCCCGACAAATTCATCGAAGCGGTGGCGCTGATGGAGCCGAGCTTCGGCGGCATCAACCTCGAAGACATCGCCGCCCCCGAATGCTTCGTGATCGAGCAGGCGCTGCGCGAGCGGATGAACATCCCGGTCATGCACGACGACCAGCACGGCACGGCTATCATCGCTGCCGCCGGCCTGATCAACGCGGTCCATCTGACCGGCCGCGCAATGAAGGACGTGCGCATGGTGGTGAACGGCGCGGGGGCTTCGGCGCTGGCCTGCACCGCGCTGATCAAGGCGATGGGCGTGCCGCACGAAAACGTCATCGTCTGCGATCGCAAGGGCCCGATCTATCCGGGGCGCGACGGCGTCGACCAGTGGAAGAGCGCGCACGCCGTGCCGACCGAGGCGCGCAGCCTGGAAGAGGCGCTCAAGGGCGCCGACGTCTTTCTCGGCCTTTCGGCCGCGGGAGCGCTCAAGCCCGAATGGGTGGCGGCCATGGCCGACAAGCCGATCATCTTCGCGATGGCCAATCCCGATCCGGAAATTCGCCCGGAAGATGCCAAGGCGGTCCGGCCCGACGCAATCATCGCCACCGGCCGGTCGGACTACCCCAACCAGGTCAACAACGTGCTCGGCTTCCCGTTCATCTTTCGCGGCGCGCTCGACGTGCGGGCGACGGCGATCAACGAAGAGATGAAGATCGCCGCGGCCGAGGCGATTGCCGGGCTGGCGCGCGAGCGCGTGCCCGACGAGGTCGCCGCCGCCTATGGCGTCGATCACCATTTCGGCACCGAATACATCATCCCGGCCCCGTTCGATCCGCGCCTGATGGAAACCGTCTCCTCGGCAGTCGCCAAGGCGGCGATGGATTCGGGCGTGGCGCAAAAGCCGATCGCGGATTTCGATGCCTATCGCATGAGCCTGCGGGCGCGGCTGAACCCGACCACCTCGGTGCTGACGGGCGTCTATGAGGATGCCAAGCGCGACCCCAAGCGCATCGTCTTCGCCGAGGCCGAAGAGGACGTCGTGCTGCGTGCGGCGATCCAGTTCCGCGATTTCGGCTACGGCACCCCGGTGCTGGTCGGGAGGACCCATGCGGTGAAGGAGAAGCTGACCGAACTGGGCGTGCCGGACACCGACGCGTTCGAGATCCAGAATTCGGCCGACTGCCCATATGTGCCGGCGATGGTCGATTATCTCTATAAGCGTCTGCAGCGGCGCGGATATACCGAGCGCGACGTGCGCCGGCTCGTCAACCAGGAACGCAACATCTTCGCCAGCCTGCTGGTTGCGCTGGGTCACGGCGACGCGATGATTTCCGGCATTACCCGGACCTTCGCCCAGACCATGCGCGAGATCAGCCAGGTGCTCGATCCCAAGCCGGGCGAGGTGCCGTTCGGCATCCACATGATGATCGGCAAGAACTACACCGTGTTTCTCGCCGACACGACGATCAACGAACGGCCCAGCGCCGAGGAGCTGGCGCATATCGCCCGCGAGACCGCTCGCGTCGCCCGGCGGCTCGGCCACGAACCGCGCGTCGCCTTCCTCAGCTACTCGACCTTCGGCAACCCGTCGGGCAAATGGCTCGAGAACATCCGCGACGCGGTGCACATCCTCGATGCCGACCCCCCGGGGTTCGAGTACGAGGGCGAAATGGCGCCCGATGCGGCGCTCAATCCGACGGTTATGAAGCTCTATCCCTTCAGCCGGCTCTCCGCACCGGCCAACGTGCTGATCATGCCCGGCCTGCAATCGGCCAACCTCAGCGCCAAGATGCTGCGCGAGCTGGCCGGCAATGCAGTGATCGGGCCGATGCTGATCGGGATGGAAAAACCCGTGCAGGTCGCCCCGATGACCGCCACGGCGCCCGATATCCTGACCCTGGCGGTGCTCGCCGGCGCCGGCGTGGTGAGCTAG
- the mutS gene encoding DNA mismatch repair protein MutS, which yields MMAQYLALKREAGDCLLFYRMGDFFELFFEDARIAAGVLDIALTSRGEHGGAPIPMCGVPVHSAEGYLARLIKAGCRVAIAEQTESPEEAKKRRGSKALVARDIVRFVTAGTLTEEALLEPRRANVLAAVCEVRGACGIAACDISTGRMELEECEPGQLAATLARLGASEVVCPEEWDGAPPGASGRPRHDFASEEGEARLESIHGVATLDGFGSFSRPMLAAAGGLVAYLDHAGRGTLPLLLPPIARASGSTLAMDEATRSSLEILESQQGGRAGSLLAAVDRCVTGAGARQLAEDLAAPLTGRPAIERRLALVQWFHADSLLRADLRGALRSLPDIGRALGRLVAGRGSPRDLGQLRDGLGEARRIRDALQAKRERPELLEELLPSLAGHGALTDLLARALVPAPPTERQKGGYIAEGYDHALDELRDVSGNARRAIAALEAKYRDETGIAALKIRHNGVLGYFIEVPSRHADALMASDSGFTHRQTMASAVRFNSLSLHEEASRIAEAGGHALAAEERHFEDLVAEVVARARDIAATAAALARIDVAAGQAERAAEGGWALPAIVPERCLEIVGGRHPVVEAALAKAGERFVANDCTLSPEDRLWLIGGPNMGGKSTFLRQNALIVLLAQAGCYVPAESARIGLVDRLFSRVGASDNLARGRSTFMVEMVETAAILAQASEDSFVILDEVGRGTSTYDGLALAWAVVEAVHERNRCRCLFATHYHELSRLAETCDSLSLHHVRAREWKGDLVLLHELAEGPADRSYGLAVAKLAGVPKEVVARAKAVLDRLEKGRAETGGLAAGLGDLPLFAAAAQLEEEQCDELRERLQALDVDALTPREALDLLYELKREADGT from the coding sequence ATGATGGCGCAGTATCTCGCGCTCAAGCGCGAGGCCGGGGACTGCCTGCTGTTCTACCGCATGGGGGATTTCTTCGAGCTCTTTTTCGAGGACGCACGGATAGCCGCCGGGGTGCTCGACATCGCCCTGACCAGCCGCGGCGAGCACGGCGGCGCGCCAATCCCGATGTGCGGTGTCCCGGTGCATTCGGCGGAAGGCTATCTCGCCCGGCTGATCAAGGCCGGTTGCCGCGTGGCCATCGCCGAACAGACCGAATCGCCCGAAGAGGCGAAGAAGCGCCGCGGCTCCAAGGCGCTTGTCGCGCGCGATATCGTTCGCTTCGTCACCGCCGGGACGCTGACCGAGGAAGCTCTGCTCGAACCGCGCCGGGCCAACGTGCTCGCCGCCGTCTGCGAAGTGCGCGGAGCCTGCGGCATCGCCGCCTGCGATATCTCGACCGGCCGGATGGAGCTGGAGGAGTGCGAGCCCGGCCAGCTCGCGGCGACACTGGCGCGCCTCGGGGCGAGCGAAGTCGTCTGCCCGGAAGAATGGGACGGCGCGCCGCCCGGCGCCAGTGGGCGGCCCCGTCACGACTTCGCCAGCGAAGAAGGCGAGGCGCGGCTCGAGTCGATCCACGGCGTCGCGACGCTGGACGGCTTCGGCAGCTTCTCGCGGCCGATGCTCGCGGCGGCAGGCGGACTCGTCGCCTATCTCGACCATGCGGGTCGCGGCACGCTGCCGCTGCTCCTGCCCCCCATCGCGCGCGCAAGCGGCAGCACGCTGGCGATGGACGAAGCAACCCGCAGCAGCCTGGAAATCCTCGAAAGCCAACAGGGCGGGCGCGCCGGCAGCCTGCTCGCCGCGGTCGATCGCTGCGTGACCGGCGCAGGGGCCCGGCAATTGGCCGAAGATCTCGCCGCGCCGCTTACCGGACGCCCGGCCATCGAGCGACGACTGGCGCTGGTGCAATGGTTTCACGCCGATTCGCTGCTGCGCGCCGACTTACGCGGGGCGCTGCGTTCGCTGCCCGACATCGGCCGCGCACTCGGCCGCCTGGTCGCCGGGCGCGGCAGCCCGCGCGACCTCGGCCAGCTACGCGACGGGCTCGGTGAAGCCCGCCGCATCCGCGACGCGCTGCAGGCGAAGAGAGAGCGCCCCGAGCTACTCGAAGAACTCCTGCCTAGCCTCGCCGGGCACGGTGCGCTGACCGATCTGCTGGCGCGGGCACTCGTTCCCGCGCCGCCGACCGAACGGCAGAAGGGCGGATATATTGCCGAAGGCTACGACCATGCGCTCGACGAACTGCGCGACGTGTCGGGCAATGCCCGACGGGCGATCGCCGCGCTCGAGGCGAAATACCGTGACGAGACCGGCATCGCCGCGCTCAAGATCCGCCACAACGGCGTCCTCGGCTATTTCATCGAGGTGCCGAGCCGGCATGCCGACGCCCTGATGGCCTCGGACAGCGGCTTCACCCACCGCCAGACGATGGCCAGCGCGGTCCGTTTCAATTCGCTCTCCTTGCACGAGGAGGCGAGCCGGATCGCCGAGGCCGGCGGCCACGCGCTGGCCGCGGAAGAGCGACATTTCGAGGACCTGGTCGCCGAGGTGGTCGCGCGGGCTCGCGATATCGCCGCGACCGCCGCAGCGCTGGCCCGGATCGACGTGGCCGCCGGTCAGGCCGAGCGGGCGGCCGAAGGCGGCTGGGCCCTGCCCGCGATCGTGCCGGAGCGCTGCCTCGAGATTGTCGGCGGACGCCATCCGGTGGTCGAGGCCGCATTGGCGAAAGCCGGGGAGCGCTTCGTCGCCAACGACTGCACGCTATCGCCCGAGGACCGGCTGTGGCTCATCGGCGGTCCCAACATGGGCGGCAAGTCGACGTTCCTGCGCCAGAACGCGCTCATCGTGCTGCTTGCCCAGGCGGGATGCTATGTCCCCGCCGAGAGCGCGCGCATCGGCCTGGTCGACCGCTTGTTCAGCCGCGTCGGCGCGAGCGACAACCTGGCGCGCGGGCGATCGACCTTCATGGTCGAGATGGTCGAAACCGCGGCCATCCTCGCCCAGGCGAGCGAGGACAGCTTCGTCATCCTCGACGAGGTCGGGCGCGGCACATCGACCTACGACGGGCTCGCGCTGGCCTGGGCGGTGGTCGAGGCGGTGCACGAACGCAACCGCTGCCGCTGCCTGTTCGCCACCCACTATCACGAGCTGTCGCGGCTCGCCGAGACGTGCGACTCGCTGTCGCTGCACCACGTCCGCGCGCGGGAGTGGAAAGGCGACCTGGTCCTGCTGCACGAACTGGCCGAGGGGCCCGCCGACCGCTCCTATGGCCTCGCCGTCGCCAAGTTGGCGGGGGTGCCCAAGGAGGTCGTCGCCCGCGCCAAGGCGGTGCTCGACCGGCTCGAGAAAGGCCGTGCCGAGACGGGCGGGCTGGCGGCGGGCCTCGGCGACTTGCCGCTCTTCGCCGCGGCCGCGCAGCTCGAGGAAGAGCAGTGCGACGAATTGCGCGAACGGTTGCAGGCGCTCGACGTGGATGCCCTGACACCGCGCGAGGCGCTCGACCTTCTCTACGAGCTTAAGCGCGAAGCCGACGGAACCTAA
- a CDS encoding YidH family protein produces the protein MAQDDPPPGPDEPDKNTKWAEFRTDLAEDRNIMAMERTFAGWMRTAFAAIGIGLAFKAVFGEFDPPWLAKAIATVFILAGGWLAISAERRTCRTLKKLDAHKLDAVSPPNFRTLAYAVALGAAILVAGLWILNDGQISG, from the coding sequence ATGGCGCAGGACGATCCCCCTCCGGGTCCCGACGAGCCCGACAAGAACACCAAGTGGGCGGAATTCCGCACCGACCTGGCGGAAGACCGCAACATCATGGCCATGGAGCGGACCTTTGCCGGCTGGATGCGCACGGCCTTCGCCGCGATCGGCATCGGTCTCGCCTTCAAGGCGGTGTTCGGCGAGTTCGACCCGCCCTGGCTTGCCAAGGCCATCGCCACGGTCTTCATTCTCGCCGGCGGCTGGCTGGCGATTTCCGCCGAGCGACGCACCTGCCGGACGCTCAAGAAGCTCGACGCCCACAAGCTCGATGCCGTTTCGCCGCCGAATTTCCGGACGCTCGCCTACGCCGTGGCGCTCGGCGCGGCGATACTCGTGGCCGGCCTTTGGATTCTCAACGACGGCCAGATCAGCGGCTAG